Proteins encoded by one window of Lathyrus oleraceus cultivar Zhongwan6 chromosome 1, CAAS_Psat_ZW6_1.0, whole genome shotgun sequence:
- the LOC127138192 gene encoding isoflavone 3'-hydroxylase: MSPLFYYSFLSLTFIITIKILLQTQSRRLKNLPPGPPTIPIIGNLHHLKHPLHRTFATLSQKYGDIVSLWFGSRLVVVISSASLVEECFIKNDVVLANRPRFLTGKYIFYDYTTLGSVSYGDHWRNLRRITTIDVLSNNRLTSFLGVRTDEANRLIQNIIKHGASRDFIKVELRSILTEMTFNGMMRMISGKRYYGDDGDVTEVEEAKQFREIISEILSLLGANNKGDFLPLLRWFDLDDLEKRCKKIANRADAFLEGLIQEHRSANHGNGDTMIDHLLKLSEVQPEYYSSHIIKGLIQAMLLAGTDTSALAIEWVMSELLNHPEVLNKAKEEIETQVGKNKIIDEQDLPKLPYLQNIISEALRLHPPAPLLLPHYSSEDCTIGGFNVPKDTIILTNVWAIHRDPTRWSDALSFKPERFEKEGEVNKLMAFGIGRRACPGLSLAQRTVGLTVGLLVQCFEWKRESEEKLDMMEGKGIAMPKKIPFKALCKALPIANDLMK, from the exons ATGTCACCTTTATTCTATTACTCTTTCCTCTCTCTAACCTTCATAATAACCATCAAAATTTTACTCCAAACCCAATCAAGAAGGCTAAAAAACCTTCCACCAGGTCCACCAACAATCCCCATAATTGGCAACCTCCACCACCTAAAACACCCTCTCCACCGTACCTTCGCAACCTTGTCCCAAAAATACGGCGACATCGTTTCCCTTTGGTTCGGTTCGCGCCTAGTTGTCGTCATCTCTTCGGCTTCTTTAGTCGAGGAATGTTTCATCAAAAACGACGTCGTTTTAGCAAACCGCCCACGCTTCTTAACAGGAAAATACATCTTCTACGACTACACCACCTTAGGGTCAGTTTCTTACGGGGACCATTGGCGTAACCTACGCCGTATAACAACCATTGATGTTCTCTCTAACAACCGTCTTACCTCTTTTTTGGGAGTTCGGACAGACGAAGCAAATAGACTTATACAAAATATTATAAAGCATGGGGCTTCTAGAGATTTTATCAAAGTGGAACTCCGGTCGATACTGACGGAGATGACGTTTAATGGTATGATGAGAATGATATCGGGAAAACGGTATTACGGAGACGACGGAGACGTGACGGAAGTCGAAGAAGCTAAACAGTTTAGGGAAATAATAAGTGAGATATTGTCGCTGTTAGGTGCTAATAACAAGGGTGACTTTTTGCCTTTGTTAAGGTGGTTTGATCTTGATGATTTGGAGAAGAGGTGCAAGAAAATTGCAAACAGAGCTGATGCATTTTTGGAAGGACTCATTCAAGAACATCGCAGCGCGAATCATGGTAATGGAGATACCATGATTGATCATCTTTTGAAGCTTAGTGAGGTGCAGCCTGAATATTATTCTTCTCACATCATCAAAGGTCTTATTCAG GCCATGCTTCTTGCAGGAACGGACACATCAGCACTAGCTATAGAATGGGTGATGTCTGAATTATTAAACCATCCAGAAGTGTTGAACAAAGCAAAGGAAGAAATAGAGACTCAAGTTGGAAAAAACAAGATAATAGATGAACAAGATTTACCAAAACTTCCATATCTCCAAAACATAATCTCTGAGGCACTTAGGTTACATCCACCAGCACCATTACTTTTACCACATTATTCTTCAGAGGATTGTACCATTGGAGGATTCAATGTTCCAAAAGATACTATAATTTTGACTAATGTTTGGGCCATTCATAGAGATCCAACACGTTGGAGTGATGCTTTGAGTTTTAAGCCAGAGAGGTTTGAAAAAGAAGGGGAAGTGAACAAATTGATGGCGTTTGGGATAGGAAGAAGAGCCTGTCCTGGATTGAGCTTGGCTCAACGTACGGTGGGCTTAACTGTGGGCTTGTTGGTTCAATGCTTTGAGTGGAAAAGAGAGAGTGAGGAGAAACTTGATATGATGGAGGGTAAAGGTATTGCCATGCCTAAAAAGATCCCATTTAAGGCTCTGTGTAAAGCACTACCTATTGCCAATGATCTTATGAAGTGA